DNA sequence from the Acidobacteriota bacterium genome:
GGCAGTGACAGGGCCTCGAAGTCGCGCCCTTCCGACAGCAGCTTGCGAACCATGGCGCCGACCACTTCGTGCGATTGGCGGAACGGCATGCCGCGCGACACCAGGTAATCGGCCACGTCGGTGGCCAGCAACAACCCCGAAGCGGCGCGCCCGGTGCGGTCGGGATGGAGGCCCAGCTTGCCGATCACGGCGGCCGTGGCGTCGAGCGACACCGCGAGCGTGTCTTCGGAATCAAACAGCGGTTCCTTGTCTTCCTGCAGATCCTTGTTGTAGCCGGTCGGCAGTCCCTTCATGGTGATCAGGAAGCCGGTCAGGTGTCCGATGGCCCGGCCGGCCTTGCCGCGGACCAGCTCGAGCGGATCGGGATTCTTCTTCTGCGGCATCATGCTGCTGCCGGTCGCCGACGAATCGGCCAACTCGAAGAATCCGAATTCCTCGCCGGTCATCAGGATGAAGTCCTCGGCGATGCGCGACAAGTGGACCATCGACAGCGACACGGCGTGCAGGAAGCTGACGGCGAAGTCGCGGTCGGACGAGGCGTCCATGCTGTTGGCGACGACGCGGGCAAACCCCAGGCGCGCGGCGAGGGCCGCCGTGTCAACCGCGTAGCCGGTGCCGGCGATCGCGCCCGACCCGAGCGGCAGCGCGTTGGCCTCCTCGCGCGCGATCTCGAGGCGGTGATGATCGCGGCGCAGCGCCG
Encoded proteins:
- the argH gene encoding argininosuccinate lyase, producing MSQHLWSGRFDSAPDPAAFDFGVSFPFDRRLFEDDVTGSIAWAEALADAGVLDTADAKAIAEALAAILEQGRTDPAWVAGDDEDVHSFVERQLVARVGDAGRRLHTGRSRNEQVSLDLRLYLRRRIPLLQQKLRAAITAFADQAERAGDALMPSYTHMRRAMPVLVSHFLLSHAAALRRDHHRLEIAREEANALPLGSGAIAGTGYAVDTAALAARLGFARVVANSMDASSDRDFAVSFLHAVSLSMVHLSRIAEDFILMTGEEFGFFELADSSATGSSMMPQKKNPDPLELVRGKAGRAIGHLTGFLITMKGLPTGYNKDLQEDKEPLFDSEDTLAVSLDATAAVIGKLGLHPDRTGRAASGLLLATDVADYLVSRGMPFRQSHEVVGAMVRKLLSEGRDFEALSLPEWRQSSDLFGDDVKERVTAAASVRARKTPQSTHPDAVAAALADLRSWLARGAGL